The following proteins come from a genomic window of Streptomyces sp. GS7:
- a CDS encoding alpha/beta fold hydrolase, whose product MASFVLPHALHGRGSHKVIAVHGWFADRSAFDPVLPDLDLDTFQYALVDLRGYGEARAEAGAYTTGEGAADVLALADLLGWERFSLIGHSMGGSVVQRVLAAAPHRVRRLVGISPVPASGMPMPPQQWELFASAAHAPENRRAIIDLTTGGRRPAAWLDRMVRRSLERSDPKAFRAWLDSWAGDGFAAEVEGSAVPALAVTGALDPALSAELARQTWMKWYTDSTLLDLPSAGHYAMDETPLELIRAVEDFLRADDGAGGGEGDGRAEGRGHGGGGPAAG is encoded by the coding sequence GTGGCCTCCTTCGTACTGCCCCACGCCCTGCACGGCAGGGGATCGCACAAGGTCATCGCCGTGCACGGCTGGTTCGCCGACCGGTCCGCGTTCGACCCGGTCCTGCCCGACCTCGACCTGGACACGTTCCAGTACGCGCTGGTGGACCTCCGTGGCTACGGCGAGGCCCGGGCCGAAGCCGGTGCGTACACCACGGGCGAGGGCGCGGCCGATGTGCTGGCGCTGGCCGACCTGCTGGGCTGGGAGCGGTTCTCGCTGATCGGCCACTCCATGGGCGGCAGCGTCGTGCAACGGGTGCTGGCCGCGGCACCGCACCGGGTACGCCGGCTCGTCGGGATCTCGCCGGTGCCGGCCTCCGGGATGCCGATGCCGCCGCAGCAGTGGGAGCTGTTCGCCTCGGCGGCGCATGCCCCGGAGAACCGGCGGGCCATCATCGACCTCACCACCGGCGGCCGGCGCCCCGCCGCCTGGCTCGACCGGATGGTGCGGCGGTCCCTGGAGCGCAGCGACCCGAAGGCGTTCCGGGCCTGGCTGGACTCCTGGGCCGGCGACGGGTTCGCGGCCGAGGTCGAGGGCTCGGCGGTGCCGGCGCTGGCGGTGACCGGCGCGCTGGACCCGGCCCTCAGCGCCGAACTGGCCCGGCAGACCTGGATGAAGTGGTACACCGACAGCACGCTGCTGGACCTGCCGTCGGCCGGTCACTACGCCATGGACGAGACACCGCTGGAGCTGATCCGGGCCGTGGAGGACTTCCTGCGGGCCGACGACGGCGCCGGGGGCGGCGAAGGGGACGGCCGTGCGGAGGGCCGGGGGCACGGCGGTGGCGGACCGGCGGCCGGATGA
- a CDS encoding LLM class flavin-dependent oxidoreductase: MRFSINIPNFGDFADPRNVATVAAAAEQAGWDGLFVWDHVLHRQHQGRPFGDPWMLLTAAALATSRIRLGTLLTPVPRYRPQQLARQVATLDHLSGGRVTFAAGLGGPIEDEYRSFGDAAEPRLLAERLDEGLEVLRRFWSGEPVTHHGEHYEVRDVTLLPATVQRPGPPVWIGGFWPHRPPMRRAARWDGAVPLFETARHGHVPDAAEVGELVGYVRKHRAAGVERPFEFVLGGATPPDAAKARDVIGPLHDAGATWWDERQVQTGPDLDRLPPVLRRIEAGPPVV, from the coding sequence ATGCGCTTCTCCATCAACATCCCCAACTTTGGTGACTTCGCCGATCCCCGTAACGTCGCGACCGTGGCGGCTGCCGCCGAACAGGCCGGCTGGGACGGGCTCTTCGTCTGGGACCACGTGCTGCACCGACAACATCAGGGGCGCCCCTTCGGAGACCCCTGGATGCTGTTGACCGCGGCCGCACTGGCGACCTCCCGGATCCGACTGGGCACCCTGCTGACGCCGGTCCCCCGTTACCGTCCGCAGCAACTCGCCCGCCAAGTGGCCACCCTGGACCACCTCAGCGGCGGCCGCGTGACCTTCGCCGCCGGCCTGGGCGGTCCGATCGAGGACGAATACCGCAGCTTCGGCGACGCCGCCGAACCACGCCTCCTCGCCGAGCGGCTGGACGAGGGACTGGAGGTGTTGAGGCGCTTCTGGTCCGGCGAGCCGGTGACCCACCACGGCGAGCACTACGAGGTCCGGGACGTGACGCTGCTTCCCGCCACCGTGCAGCGGCCCGGTCCGCCGGTGTGGATCGGCGGGTTCTGGCCGCATCGCCCGCCCATGCGGCGGGCAGCGCGGTGGGACGGCGCGGTGCCGCTGTTCGAGACGGCCCGGCATGGTCATGTGCCGGATGCGGCGGAGGTAGGGGAGCTGGTCGGGTATGTCCGCAAGCACCGTGCGGCCGGGGTCGAGCGCCCCTTTGAGTTCGTGCTCGGCGGCGCCACGCCCCCGGACGCGGCCAAGGCCAGGGACGTGATCGGTCCGCTGCACGACGCAGGCGCTACCTGGTGGGACGAGCGACAGGTGCAGACCGGCCCCGACCTCGACCGTCTGCCCCCGGTGCTGCGCCGCATCGAGGCGGGGCCGCCGGTGGTCTGA
- a CDS encoding deoxyxylulose-5-phosphate synthase — MAHGKTSYVCLPCRASYKQPYPGYHDHDRVCPRCAEPLIHVGSAFAAPKRRDTAAWRTLSVLLHAGVRFHKSCCGGPGYRPRTLSEVRVRMAYARATGLPFAQALVRRELP; from the coding sequence ATGGCCCACGGAAAGACCTCTTACGTTTGCCTGCCCTGCCGGGCCTCGTACAAGCAGCCCTACCCCGGTTACCACGACCACGACCGGGTCTGCCCGCGCTGCGCCGAACCACTGATCCACGTCGGCTCCGCCTTCGCGGCTCCCAAGAGGCGGGACACCGCCGCCTGGCGCACGCTCTCCGTGCTGCTGCACGCCGGCGTGCGGTTCCACAAGAGCTGCTGTGGCGGCCCCGGCTACCGTCCACGCACTCTCAGCGAGGTGCGCGTGCGGATGGCTTACGCCCGGGCCACCGGACTGCCGTTCGCTCAGGCGTTGGTCCGCCGCGAACTGCCCTGA
- a CDS encoding cytochrome P450 translates to MTPVPSPAPRPPGAAPPDAVPDVFDPRVHAAGLPHGAYRLLRDRHPVAWQDEYEVLGWPAGPGFWAVTRHRDVVRVLKDARTFSSHLGATQIRDPDPADLPFIRRMMLNQDPPDHGRLRRLVSRAFTRRRVDRFETAVRDRARGLLGAALTAARGGDGVCDLVTAVTDDFALLNLADLLGVPPGERGLLLDWTRRVIGYQDPDEAGPPAAGPDGRPVDPRSPSMLQDMFAFARELAAHKRQHPADDVMTALAADPELTTPEMEMFFFLLTVAGNDTVRSAAPGGLLALAGHPGAYRALRGGAAGMATAVDELLRWHPPVLSFRRTAVRDTELAGRRIYAGDKVVVFHAAANYDERVFAAPHRLDLSRAPNPHVSFGDGPHVCLGAHLARLQLRLLYEEMCAAVPAVAVAGPPQRLVSNFINGLKSLPLRIADAGRA, encoded by the coding sequence ATGACGCCCGTGCCGTCCCCGGCTCCCCGGCCCCCCGGCGCCGCTCCCCCGGACGCCGTCCCCGACGTCTTCGATCCCCGCGTCCACGCCGCCGGGCTGCCGCACGGCGCGTACCGGCTGCTGCGCGACCGGCACCCGGTCGCCTGGCAGGACGAGTACGAGGTGCTCGGCTGGCCCGCCGGCCCCGGTTTCTGGGCGGTCACCCGGCACCGCGACGTCGTACGGGTCCTGAAGGACGCACGGACCTTCTCCTCTCACCTGGGCGCCACCCAGATCCGCGACCCCGACCCCGCCGACCTGCCGTTCATCCGCCGCATGATGCTCAATCAGGACCCCCCGGACCACGGGCGGCTGCGGCGCCTGGTGAGCCGCGCGTTCACCCGCCGCCGGGTCGACCGCTTCGAGACCGCCGTACGGGACCGGGCCCGCGGCCTGCTGGGCGCGGCGCTCACCGCGGCCCGGGGCGGCGACGGCGTCTGCGACCTCGTCACCGCCGTCACCGACGACTTCGCGCTGCTCAACCTCGCCGATCTGCTCGGCGTACCGCCCGGTGAGCGCGGGCTGCTCCTCGACTGGACCCGCCGCGTCATCGGCTACCAGGACCCGGACGAGGCCGGGCCGCCCGCCGCCGGCCCCGACGGCCGGCCCGTCGACCCGCGCTCCCCGTCGATGCTCCAGGACATGTTCGCCTTCGCCCGCGAGCTGGCCGCGCACAAGCGGCAGCACCCGGCCGACGACGTCATGACCGCGCTCGCCGCGGACCCCGAACTGACCACGCCGGAAATGGAGATGTTCTTCTTCCTGCTGACCGTCGCCGGAAACGACACGGTGCGCAGCGCGGCCCCCGGCGGCCTGCTGGCACTGGCCGGGCACCCCGGCGCGTACCGCGCGCTGCGCGGCGGCGCGGCGGGGATGGCGACCGCCGTGGACGAGCTGCTGCGCTGGCACCCGCCGGTACTCAGCTTCCGCCGGACCGCCGTACGCGACACGGAGCTGGCGGGCCGCCGGATCTACGCCGGCGACAAGGTGGTCGTCTTCCACGCCGCGGCCAACTACGACGAGCGGGTCTTCGCCGCCCCGCACCGGCTGGACCTGTCCCGGGCCCCGAACCCCCATGTCTCCTTCGGCGACGGCCCGCACGTCTGCCTGGGCGCCCATCTCGCCCGGTTGCAACTGCGGCTGCTCTACGAGGAGATGTGTGCCGCGGTGCCCGCTGTGGCGGTCGCCGGACCGCCACAGCGGCTGGTGTCGAACTTCATCAACGGGCTGAAGTCGCTGCCGCTGAGGATCGCGGACGCGGGGCGGGCGTAG
- a CDS encoding glutathione S-transferase C-terminal domain-containing protein, whose translation MTTTSATSAPSATADAPGSAASLRGRIGSDARSGHYPVPHRYRLHLSLSCPHCLRIAITHGLLELGDTLPVTLLPAVPDAPDCGYSALRPLYEASAHQYSGPAAAPVLSDSWTGRIVSTHAPDILHDLAEQFGAHGPVLHPDHARDETAALDRLCEREVNDAAQHAGGLGAGHPGYEAAVGTLLGALASLERRLAGRTYLLGDEISAADVQLWVTLVQLDTVHRWHLDAAAVHRIAVHRRLWAYARRLAAHPAFGRHLDLDAIARRHHARCRGREAAGAAVQIVDWTPPDAATPAPRPRSSAAATSAR comes from the coding sequence ATGACCACCACCTCCGCCACCTCCGCGCCGTCCGCCACGGCGGACGCACCCGGCTCCGCCGCGTCGCTCCGCGGCCGGATCGGCTCCGACGCGCGGAGCGGCCACTACCCCGTCCCGCACCGCTACCGGCTGCATCTCTCGCTGTCCTGTCCGCACTGTCTGAGGATCGCCATCACCCACGGCCTCCTGGAGCTCGGCGACACCCTCCCGGTGACCCTGCTGCCCGCCGTGCCCGACGCCCCGGACTGCGGATACTCCGCGCTGCGCCCGCTGTACGAGGCCAGTGCGCACCAGTACTCCGGGCCGGCCGCCGCGCCCGTACTCAGCGACAGCTGGACCGGACGGATCGTCAGCACCCACGCCCCCGACATCCTGCACGACCTGGCCGAGCAGTTCGGGGCGCACGGGCCCGTGCTCCACCCGGACCACGCCCGCGACGAGACCGCGGCACTCGACCGGCTCTGCGAGCGGGAGGTCAACGACGCCGCGCAGCACGCCGGCGGCCTGGGAGCCGGCCACCCCGGCTACGAGGCCGCCGTCGGCACCCTCCTGGGCGCCCTGGCGTCGCTGGAGCGGCGGCTGGCCGGCCGGACGTATCTGCTCGGCGACGAAATCAGTGCCGCCGACGTGCAGTTGTGGGTGACCCTCGTCCAGCTGGACACCGTCCACCGCTGGCACCTGGACGCCGCGGCCGTACACCGGATCGCCGTCCACCGCCGGCTGTGGGCCTACGCCCGCCGGCTGGCGGCGCACCCCGCGTTCGGCCGCCACCTCGACCTGGACGCCATCGCCCGCCGCCACCACGCCCGTTGCCGGGGCCGGGAGGCGGCCGGGGCGGCGGTGCAGATCGTGGACTGGACGCCACCGGACGCCGCTACGCCCGCCCCGCGTCCGCGATCCTCAGCGGCAGCGACTTCAGCCCGTTGA
- a CDS encoding endonuclease domain-containing protein codes for MSERVMPGRTDGLIALGAADALWVDVTADSAVPTASGAFTCSPAHARVGYVLLGGHVVATVRASGGQWSVREIEVRRAAAELNAVGMDRQDLVRIGPFRGAPRQECNEETPLRWRRRITRELQEPGGPERAARREDGRPCHLAGIDWRQILVERTRDGAQRTWWLPRAVVRLLDAAEHTETQWVQAARTRQASAAVTEPPSRPRQTRDANGRQTTSPEGPIAPLRPYNKELEGQLYSVLSRKPSTSRKVAGWACAVCHTAPATVLDHCHEHGYVRAPVCQSCNTQERPDHLYSNDIRVANHYTHLFHTDTDDWLRHWHRCPGCRARTTLPLPHLAAWTAHTACRSLRPTHRAPRGRQPCGVLRVSWTGSQNAPRSCLLTVAVDFCPSGEHRVLAQVPYREAAERFRVWLAETAPAVAAAAGPDRLDGLPAQSRPVIADTSGEDLALF; via the coding sequence ATGTCAGAGCGTGTCATGCCCGGTCGCACGGACGGCCTGATCGCCCTGGGCGCCGCGGACGCTCTGTGGGTCGATGTGACGGCCGACAGTGCTGTGCCGACGGCTTCTGGGGCATTCACCTGCTCTCCTGCCCATGCCCGGGTGGGGTACGTCCTGCTCGGCGGCCATGTGGTGGCGACGGTGCGGGCGAGCGGCGGCCAGTGGAGTGTTCGGGAGATTGAGGTGCGCCGGGCGGCCGCGGAACTGAACGCGGTGGGGATGGATCGGCAGGACCTGGTCCGCATCGGTCCGTTTCGTGGGGCGCCGCGGCAGGAGTGCAACGAGGAAACGCCGCTGCGTTGGCGCCGGCGCATCACGCGGGAACTGCAGGAGCCGGGCGGCCCCGAGCGGGCCGCACGGCGTGAAGACGGCCGGCCCTGCCATCTGGCGGGGATCGACTGGCGACAGATACTCGTGGAGCGGACCCGCGACGGGGCGCAGCGGACGTGGTGGCTGCCGCGCGCCGTGGTCAGGCTGCTGGACGCCGCCGAGCACACCGAGACGCAGTGGGTGCAAGCCGCGCGGACCCGCCAGGCGAGCGCAGCCGTCACCGAGCCGCCCTCCCGCCCCCGGCAGACCCGAGACGCCAACGGTCGGCAGACGACGAGCCCCGAGGGCCCCATCGCCCCACTGCGCCCGTACAACAAAGAGCTGGAAGGCCAGCTGTACTCGGTGCTCAGCAGGAAGCCCAGTACCTCCCGCAAAGTGGCCGGGTGGGCATGCGCCGTCTGCCACACTGCGCCCGCCACCGTCCTCGACCACTGCCACGAACACGGCTACGTCCGTGCCCCCGTCTGCCAGTCCTGCAACACACAGGAGCGCCCCGACCACCTGTACAGCAACGACATCCGCGTGGCGAACCACTACACACACCTCTTCCACACCGACACCGACGACTGGCTCCGCCACTGGCACCGCTGCCCCGGTTGCCGCGCACGCACCACCCTGCCCCTGCCCCACCTCGCCGCATGGACCGCCCACACAGCCTGCAGATCGCTGCGCCCGACCCACCGCGCCCCCCGCGGGCGCCAGCCCTGCGGTGTCCTGCGCGTGTCCTGGACGGGCAGTCAGAACGCGCCCCGTTCCTGCCTGCTCACTGTCGCCGTCGACTTCTGCCCCTCCGGCGAGCACCGTGTCCTGGCCCAAGTCCCCTACCGCGAAGCCGCCGAACGGTTTCGTGTCTGGTTGGCCGAGACAGCCCCCGCCGTGGCCGCCGCGGCCGGCCCTGACCGCCTGGACGGCCTCCCTGCCCAGTCCCGGCCAGTCATCGCGGACACCAGCGGCGAGGACCTGGCACTGTTCTGA